From a single Terriglobia bacterium genomic region:
- a CDS encoding alpha/beta hydrolase, giving the protein MSKRRIIRNIILVLLALAALFFLVVVPWFLTGIVTQRRFHFHDRNDGKTPQSYGLDYQSIEFRSSDGISLKGWYVPAGPHARGTIIYCHGLNRTRIEMLPMEIYGHSLGYNGLLFDFRHSGESGGNVGTLGYQERLDAIAAVHFALNDEHAERPIVLWGVSMGASAALMAAAETQDAAAVISDSSFLSYSHVIAHHAWLFFHLPAFPIVDEVIYWSAWRGGFWPSDFDLRKAVERVNPRPILFIAVEGDRRITPEVARELYSQSTSPGKAILVVPGRRHGEGFTSGNEMYEQAVKNFLNGLSH; this is encoded by the coding sequence TTGTCAAAACGTCGAATCATTCGAAACATCATCCTTGTTCTGTTGGCCCTGGCGGCGCTGTTCTTTCTCGTGGTCGTGCCGTGGTTTCTGACCGGCATCGTCACCCAGCGAAGGTTCCACTTTCACGACCGGAACGACGGCAAGACGCCGCAGTCCTACGGCCTTGATTACCAGTCCATCGAATTTCGTTCCTCTGATGGCATTTCGCTGAAAGGTTGGTACGTTCCGGCAGGCCCTCATGCCCGCGGAACCATCATCTATTGCCATGGTCTCAACCGTACCCGGATTGAAATGCTGCCGATGGAGATTTACGGCCACAGCCTGGGATATAACGGTCTGCTCTTCGACTTTCGCCACTCGGGCGAGAGCGGCGGAAACGTCGGGACGCTGGGGTATCAGGAGCGGCTTGATGCCATTGCGGCTGTGCATTTCGCCCTGAACGATGAGCACGCCGAGCGCCCTATCGTCCTGTGGGGCGTTTCGATGGGCGCTTCTGCCGCACTGATGGCTGCCGCTGAGACGCAGGATGCAGCCGCCGTGATCTCCGACAGCTCCTTCCTCTCGTACAGCCACGTCATCGCTCACCACGCCTGGCTGTTCTTTCACCTTCCAGCCTTTCCGATCGTTGATGAGGTCATCTACTGGTCTGCCTGGCGAGGCGGCTTCTGGCCTTCGGATTTTGACCTGAGGAAAGCGGTCGAACGCGTCAACCCGCGTCCCATCCTGTTTATTGCGGTCGAGGGCGACCGGCGCATCACGCCTGAAGTTGCACGCGAACTCTATTCCCAATCCACAAGCCCCGGCAAAGCCATTCTTGTGGTTCCCGGCCGCCGTCACGGAGAAGGTTTTACCTCCGGCAATGAAATGTACGAGCAAGCAGTGAAGAATTTCCTCAACGGCCTGTCCCACTGA
- a CDS encoding AtpZ/AtpI family protein: MAFPQKPNSGSIWAQVAFYSSLGFIIPGAMVGGVLLGWFLDDHLHTSPVLVIIGGLAGAAGGIIEVLQILARTEKNAERDNESSNSGRR; the protein is encoded by the coding sequence ATGGCGTTCCCACAAAAACCGAATTCCGGAAGCATTTGGGCGCAGGTTGCTTTCTATTCGAGCCTGGGCTTTATTATTCCAGGCGCTATGGTAGGAGGCGTCCTGCTGGGCTGGTTTCTCGATGACCACCTGCACACGTCGCCGGTTTTAGTTATTATTGGAGGTTTGGCAGGGGCGGCTGGAGGCATTATCGAGGTCCTCCAAATTCTGGCCCGGACAGAAAAAAATGCAGAGCGGGACAATGAATCCAGCAATTCTGGACGGCGCTGA
- the thiS gene encoding sulfur carrier protein ThiS, translating into MVLQLNGEQREVPDGLSLAGLVEWLELPADRVAIERNLEVVKRANWTETRLENGDRLEIVRMVGGGRPIDLCHGDCPCLPL; encoded by the coding sequence ATGGTCCTGCAGTTAAACGGCGAGCAGCGTGAAGTCCCGGACGGCCTGAGCCTCGCAGGTCTGGTCGAATGGCTGGAGCTTCCCGCCGATCGCGTTGCAATCGAGCGCAATCTGGAAGTTGTCAAGAGAGCGAATTGGACCGAAACGCGGCTGGAGAACGGCGACCGGCTTGAGATTGTCCGGATGGTCGGGGGCGGGCGCCCTATCGACCTGTGCCATGGGGATTGTCCATGCCTCCCACTGTAA
- a CDS encoding carboxymuconolactone decarboxylase family protein, which translates to MAKRDSDKVRTTPSSMGMIEPRFRNIYKSFYKETYYTTTTLDAKTKELIAIGCSLVAHCEGCTRGHIKKALELGATKEEISDAIVVAVGIGAASIVDMTDKAATHLDLHHFE; encoded by the coding sequence ATGGCTAAACGTGACTCCGACAAAGTGAGAACTACCCCCAGCTCAATGGGCATGATTGAACCCCGGTTTCGCAATATCTATAAATCTTTTTACAAAGAGACTTATTACACCACCACCACGCTCGATGCCAAGACAAAAGAGTTGATCGCAATCGGGTGCTCACTGGTGGCACACTGTGAGGGCTGTACCAGAGGTCACATCAAGAAGGCCCTGGAACTCGGAGCCACCAAGGAAGAGATTTCGGACGCCATTGTTGTGGCGGTTGGAATCGGTGCTGCCAGTATTGTTGACATGACCGACAAGGCTGCGACCCACCTGGATCTTCATCACTTCGAATAG
- a CDS encoding DoxX family protein: MASSTAAIRSVEPWGRSLLRIVVGLTFSEHGFQKLFGLLGGHRQTHLFSLFGLAGVLECFGGILLILGLFTVPVAFILSGEMAVAYFKAHFPRGGLPIQNGGELAIVYCFVFLYLFMAGGGPFSLDRLIRKKH, from the coding sequence ATGGCTAGTTCGACGGCGGCAATCCGATCCGTGGAACCCTGGGGACGTTCCCTTTTGAGAATCGTGGTAGGTCTCACTTTCTCTGAGCACGGATTTCAGAAACTTTTTGGGCTTTTGGGAGGGCACAGACAAACCCATCTGTTCTCTCTGTTCGGGCTGGCCGGCGTGCTGGAATGCTTTGGAGGAATCCTGCTGATTCTCGGGCTCTTCACAGTCCCGGTGGCATTCATCCTCTCGGGCGAGATGGCGGTGGCCTACTTCAAAGCCCATTTTCCCAGAGGAGGTCTGCCGATTCAAAACGGCGGCGAACTGGCCATCGTGTATTGCTTCGTCTTCCTCTATCTGTTTATGGCCGGCGGCGGGCCGTTCAGCCTCGACCGCCTGATCCGGAAGAAGCATTAG
- a CDS encoding ATP synthase F0 subunit C: MMKAKVVGLIGIAMGLFYTVPLLAAQGSAGSAGGGTDWVPIGAGVGMAIASGLCGLGQGRAAAGACEGVARNPGARPGIFLFLILGLIFIESLALYTFVIIFLKVK, from the coding sequence ATGATGAAAGCGAAGGTAGTTGGTTTGATTGGTATAGCGATGGGGCTGTTCTACACGGTCCCACTGCTCGCGGCGCAGGGGTCCGCCGGTTCGGCGGGGGGCGGCACCGACTGGGTGCCGATCGGTGCGGGCGTGGGCATGGCAATCGCTTCGGGACTTTGCGGATTAGGACAAGGAAGGGCCGCTGCTGGCGCTTGTGAAGGTGTCGCCCGCAATCCCGGCGCTCGGCCGGGAATCTTTCTGTTCCTGATTTTGGGACTAATCTTCATCGAGTCCCTGGCCCTGTACACATTTGTGATTATTTTCCTCAAAGTGAAGTAG
- a CDS encoding GMC family oxidoreductase encodes MAQIKKPSRVYDAIIVGSGAGGGMAAYVLTRAGAKVLMLEAGGWYDTAKQSKMFEWDYQAPHRGAVKPNTTFGYFDAAVGGWQIPGEPYTNAPGTDWTWFRSRMLGGRTNHWGRISLRFGPYDFKPYSRDGKGFDWPITYEELAPYYDKTEELIGVYGSIEHVENAPDGKFQPPPAPRCYELLIQKSCQKLNITCIPSRLSILTRPLNGRPACHYCSQCGRSCATSSNFSSPTVLIPPAMETGNLDIICNAMVREVLTGADGLATGVSYIDRTTRKEVQTRGKVVVLAASNCETCRLLLNSRSPRHPDGLANSTGVVGRYLMDTVGADGTVGFFPVLMDLPPHNDDGTGGMHLYMPWWNYEKQFKHQMPFSRGYHIEFGGGRDMPGAGSFGHSERFLGGGYGEELKKGCRKLFGAFVGFSSRGEMIPNDDSWCEIDKNVVDEWGIPVLKFHFKWTQDEILQARHARETFREIIETAGGEVVRTYGAEENWGISRGGEIIHEVGTARMGSDRSTSALNPYCQAWDCRNLFITDAAPFVSNADKNPTLTILALAWRTSEHIVDEMKKRNV; translated from the coding sequence ATGGCACAAATCAAAAAACCTTCACGAGTTTATGACGCAATCATTGTGGGATCAGGCGCCGGCGGCGGCATGGCGGCTTATGTTCTGACCAGGGCCGGAGCCAAGGTGCTGATGCTCGAGGCAGGCGGCTGGTATGACACCGCGAAGCAATCCAAGATGTTTGAATGGGATTATCAGGCCCCGCACCGTGGCGCCGTGAAGCCCAACACCACTTTCGGCTATTTCGACGCCGCGGTAGGTGGATGGCAGATACCCGGCGAGCCTTACACCAACGCGCCCGGAACCGATTGGACCTGGTTCCGCTCGCGCATGCTTGGCGGGCGCACCAACCACTGGGGCCGCATCTCGCTGCGTTTCGGGCCATACGACTTCAAGCCCTACTCGCGCGACGGCAAGGGCTTTGACTGGCCGATCACCTATGAAGAGCTGGCGCCGTATTACGACAAGACGGAAGAGTTAATCGGTGTTTACGGCTCGATCGAACACGTTGAAAACGCGCCGGACGGAAAGTTCCAACCGCCGCCAGCCCCTCGCTGCTACGAGCTGCTCATCCAGAAGTCTTGCCAGAAACTCAATATAACCTGCATACCTTCACGCCTCTCGATCCTGACGCGGCCGCTCAACGGCCGGCCCGCCTGCCACTACTGCTCTCAGTGCGGACGGAGTTGCGCAACTTCATCGAACTTCTCCTCGCCAACGGTGTTGATTCCGCCGGCCATGGAAACGGGAAACCTTGACATCATCTGCAACGCCATGGTGCGCGAGGTGCTGACGGGAGCTGACGGCCTGGCAACCGGCGTCTCCTACATCGACAGGACAACGCGCAAGGAAGTGCAGACGCGCGGCAAGGTTGTGGTCCTGGCGGCCAGCAATTGCGAGACCTGCCGGCTGCTGCTGAATTCCCGCAGCCCACGGCATCCGGACGGCCTGGCCAATTCCACCGGAGTGGTGGGTCGCTACCTGATGGATACCGTCGGAGCAGATGGTACGGTAGGGTTCTTCCCCGTGCTGATGGACCTGCCGCCGCACAATGACGATGGCACCGGCGGGATGCACCTCTATATGCCCTGGTGGAATTATGAGAAGCAGTTCAAGCACCAGATGCCTTTCTCCCGCGGTTACCACATCGAGTTCGGAGGCGGGCGCGATATGCCTGGCGCCGGCAGCTTCGGCCATTCGGAACGGTTCCTCGGCGGTGGTTATGGCGAGGAGCTGAAAAAGGGCTGCAGGAAGCTGTTCGGAGCGTTTGTCGGTTTTTCCAGCCGTGGCGAAATGATCCCCAACGACGATAGCTGGTGCGAGATCGATAAGAACGTCGTCGATGAATGGGGCATCCCGGTGCTGAAGTTCCACTTTAAGTGGACCCAGGATGAGATTCTGCAGGCCCGGCATGCGCGGGAAACTTTCCGCGAGATTATTGAAACCGCCGGCGGCGAAGTTGTGCGGACGTACGGAGCCGAAGAAAACTGGGGCATCTCGCGCGGCGGCGAAATCATCCACGAAGTGGGCACAGCAAGGATGGGGTCAGACCGCAGCACTTCAGCTCTGAATCCCTATTGCCAGGCGTGGGACTGCAGGAACCTGTTCATCACCGACGCCGCTCCGTTCGTCAGCAATGCCGACAAGAATCCGACGCTCACAATTCTGGCTCTGGCCTGGCGGACTTCGGAGCACATCGTGGACGAGATGAAGAAACGCAATGTGTGA
- a CDS encoding substrate-binding protein encodes MVPETAGRSIKVGVIMDITGPLSFMGIASANVARMVIDDINAKGGLLGRHIDLLIEDSATTDGVAEAKAAKLVQQDQVDLILGGIYSSTRQAIKGPAVVKGRKLYIYPEQYEGQECDPLIFCTGPVPAQQVEPLIPWLMEQTGAKKFYLPSADYIWPHTMNKKVRQVVTAGGGTIVGEEYFPLDHADYGKTIEKITSSGAEVVFNTTVPPGLTPFLEQLYNSGFTKRGGYMVCTYFDENFVNLVPPAQVEGLYSCLDYYQTISDPFSKEMLKQYNKLYSGSAKLTAGSSCSGMYRGLRFWEAAVKEAGSLNQAEVIKALDHAKITKGPGGPAEMVPGQHHARMNMYIAQAKNGSYEIVKSLGVVEPRECTQGTR; translated from the coding sequence ATGGTGCCAGAAACAGCGGGACGATCCATCAAGGTCGGTGTGATTATGGACATAACAGGTCCACTTTCGTTCATGGGGATCGCCAGCGCAAATGTTGCCAGGATGGTGATTGACGACATCAATGCGAAAGGTGGGTTGTTAGGGCGACATATCGATCTCCTCATCGAAGACAGTGCAACGACTGACGGCGTAGCCGAAGCCAAAGCTGCCAAGCTGGTTCAGCAGGATCAAGTGGATCTAATCCTCGGCGGCATTTACAGCTCGACGCGCCAGGCGATCAAAGGCCCGGCCGTTGTAAAGGGGAGGAAGCTATATATCTACCCGGAGCAATACGAGGGGCAGGAATGCGACCCGCTCATCTTCTGTACTGGCCCCGTGCCGGCGCAACAGGTTGAACCGCTCATCCCCTGGCTGATGGAACAAACTGGGGCAAAGAAATTCTACCTGCCATCCGCTGACTATATCTGGCCGCATACGATGAACAAGAAGGTCCGTCAGGTTGTCACTGCCGGCGGCGGCACAATCGTTGGAGAGGAATATTTCCCTCTCGACCACGCCGACTACGGCAAGACTATCGAAAAGATCACGTCCAGCGGCGCAGAAGTGGTCTTCAATACGACTGTCCCTCCCGGGCTCACGCCCTTCCTCGAGCAGCTTTATAATTCCGGCTTCACAAAGCGGGGCGGCTACATGGTTTGCACGTACTTCGACGAGAACTTCGTGAACCTGGTGCCACCCGCGCAGGTGGAGGGATTGTACAGTTGCCTCGATTACTACCAGACCATCAGCGACCCCTTCAGCAAAGAGATGCTCAAGCAGTACAACAAACTCTATTCTGGGAGCGCCAAGTTGACGGCCGGCAGTTCGTGTTCGGGCATGTACCGCGGTCTGAGGTTCTGGGAGGCCGCCGTGAAAGAGGCGGGGTCGCTGAATCAGGCAGAGGTCATCAAGGCGCTGGACCATGCAAAGATTACTAAAGGGCCGGGAGGCCCGGCCGAAATGGTGCCCGGCCAGCACCACGCTCGAATGAACATGTACATCGCCCAGGCAAAAAACGGCAGCTACGAGATTGTTAAGAGTCTGGGAGTGGTTGAACCCAGGGAGTGCACCCAAGGCACCAGGTAA
- a CDS encoding MFS transporter, whose translation MDFLIIGILFLLLFLGLADNQTIPALLPLLIDSLHITVEQAGLLAVFYSVAAALASLVTGIVSDHYGRKHFLFAGALVFGCASWMSAHAASFTGLTVARGVTGLGAGAISTCSIAFAGDWFDYSIRGRALSWISTAYFAAPILGVPLAAQVADRLGWRNTFYFFAALAAVVALLSLRLPRDRREATQASEKWRTTFRACQSFFRRRDTSAGLVIAFLVSGGLYGFLYYIGQWMNSSFGVPTRTIGWVFMLGGLVALVSAPLAGVLSDRWGKRPVSIAGNVLLALSVALVPFFPWGAGLLIVFAFTSLGAASRQGPLAALMTELVPTSERGSFIALRNVFSQMGIGLVVLAGGAIYERRGYLAVTTVCAVMTGVVAVLLATHIVEPGKPSLGPHNGMDQPVGP comes from the coding sequence GTGGACTTTCTGATCATCGGTATTCTGTTTCTTCTGCTGTTTCTGGGGCTGGCTGACAACCAGACCATTCCTGCGCTTCTCCCCCTGTTGATAGATTCCCTCCACATTACTGTTGAGCAGGCAGGACTGCTGGCCGTCTTCTATTCGGTGGCGGCGGCACTCGCCTCCCTGGTCACGGGAATTGTTTCAGACCACTATGGCCGGAAGCATTTTCTATTTGCGGGAGCGCTCGTGTTTGGCTGCGCCTCATGGATGTCCGCGCATGCCGCAAGTTTTACGGGACTTACGGTTGCCCGCGGTGTCACCGGCCTGGGCGCTGGGGCCATTTCCACCTGTTCCATCGCTTTTGCGGGCGACTGGTTCGACTACAGTATCCGTGGCCGGGCCCTTAGCTGGATCTCGACGGCCTACTTTGCCGCTCCGATTCTGGGTGTTCCTCTTGCCGCCCAGGTGGCGGACCGTTTGGGATGGCGTAACACATTCTACTTTTTCGCCGCTTTGGCCGCAGTGGTCGCTCTGCTTTCCCTGCGATTGCCGCGCGACCGGCGGGAAGCCACTCAGGCATCGGAAAAGTGGCGGACCACGTTTCGCGCCTGCCAGTCATTTTTCAGGCGCCGGGACACCAGCGCAGGCCTCGTCATCGCCTTCCTTGTCTCGGGCGGGCTGTACGGCTTTCTCTATTACATCGGTCAATGGATGAATTCCTCGTTCGGCGTTCCGACGCGAACCATTGGCTGGGTCTTTATGCTGGGAGGTCTCGTGGCCCTGGTCAGCGCGCCGCTGGCCGGCGTCCTCTCGGACCGCTGGGGGAAGAGACCGGTTTCGATTGCAGGGAACGTGCTTCTGGCGCTCTCGGTGGCCCTGGTCCCGTTTTTCCCCTGGGGCGCCGGCCTGCTGATCGTTTTTGCCTTCACCAGCCTTGGCGCCGCTTCCCGGCAGGGGCCGCTGGCAGCGTTAATGACCGAGCTGGTCCCAACGTCTGAGCGTGGCTCGTTCATCGCTCTCCGAAACGTTTTTTCGCAGATGGGTATCGGGCTGGTGGTGCTGGCGGGCGGCGCCATTTATGAGCGACGCGGCTATCTGGCAGTGACGACAGTATGCGCAGTGATGACGGGCGTGGTTGCCGTCCTCCTGGCGACACATATCGTTGAGCCTGGCAAGCCCTCGCTCGGCCCGCACAATGGAATGGACCAGCCCGTGGGACCATAA
- a CDS encoding histidine kinase: MPPTVTSTSGLVLVTLLIKLGVIASLASIIARFDKFRRLLLVEIRTPKQKLLFAAFLGVPFMLGVLTRLVAGYQGSDLSLEITVIGGLLGGTMVGLVVGMMVSLPAVLIPHVFTLPMGFVMPARHELLAVPMAVLYAVVAGSARWLCPNKEEVWKFSPFIDLSLYRSIKQRFKQPSMDWQILFFLICVFLELSRVELGRVANGNLFFLNPTGLWTEILVLFATAIAVALPLRIWNNTRIEQKLEEKERSLIQARMDSLISQINPHFLFNTLNTVSSLIRLDPDTARKVLVKLSSILRRRLKTQTHFAPLRQELDFIADYLDIEVVRFGRDKLRVVQEIDPGALDVIVPSMILQPLVENAIRHGIGPKIEGGTITLRATRRNGRIAIQVSDDGLGIPKSRLPQIYASGIGITNVQERLKVLYGQEFSMKVESEPGKGTTVRFELPEVVAAEEAVSMEAAQAEP, encoded by the coding sequence ATGCCTCCCACTGTAACCAGCACTTCCGGGCTCGTTCTTGTCACTCTGCTGATCAAGCTGGGCGTCATAGCCTCATTGGCCAGCATCATTGCCCGGTTTGACAAGTTCCGCCGCCTGTTGCTGGTTGAAATCCGGACACCCAAACAAAAGCTTCTTTTCGCCGCCTTCCTTGGCGTGCCTTTCATGCTGGGCGTCCTCACGCGCCTTGTGGCTGGCTACCAGGGCAGCGACCTGAGTCTGGAAATCACGGTCATCGGCGGCTTGCTGGGCGGCACCATGGTTGGCCTGGTGGTCGGCATGATGGTCAGTCTGCCGGCCGTGCTCATTCCTCATGTGTTTACTTTGCCGATGGGGTTTGTGATGCCTGCGCGGCACGAACTCCTTGCCGTTCCGATGGCGGTTCTCTACGCGGTGGTGGCCGGCTCGGCGCGCTGGCTCTGCCCCAACAAAGAAGAAGTCTGGAAGTTCTCGCCTTTCATCGACCTCAGTTTGTATCGCTCCATCAAACAGCGGTTCAAGCAACCTTCCATGGACTGGCAGATCCTGTTTTTTCTGATTTGCGTCTTTTTAGAGCTATCGCGTGTCGAGCTGGGGCGGGTTGCCAATGGTAACCTCTTTTTCCTGAACCCGACCGGCCTGTGGACGGAAATCCTGGTCCTTTTTGCGACCGCGATTGCCGTAGCTCTCCCGCTGCGCATCTGGAACAACACCCGCATCGAGCAGAAACTGGAGGAGAAGGAACGCAGCCTGATTCAGGCCCGCATGGACAGCCTGATCAGCCAGATCAACCCCCATTTTCTCTTCAATACGCTGAACACCGTTTCGTCGCTGATTCGACTGGACCCGGACACTGCCCGCAAGGTGCTGGTGAAGCTCTCGAGCATACTGCGCCGAAGGCTTAAGACCCAGACCCACTTTGCGCCCCTGCGCCAGGAACTCGACTTCATCGCCGACTACCTGGACATTGAGGTCGTGCGTTTCGGGCGCGATAAGCTTCGGGTGGTGCAGGAAATTGATCCGGGAGCGCTGGACGTGATTGTACCCTCGATGATTCTGCAGCCGCTGGTGGAAAATGCCATCCGCCACGGAATCGGACCGAAAATCGAAGGAGGAACTATTACGCTGCGCGCCACCCGCCGCAACGGCAGGATCGCCATCCAGGTCAGCGACGACGGCCTGGGCATTCCCAAAAGCCGGTTGCCCCAAATTTATGCTTCCGGCATTGGAATCACAAACGTGCAGGAGCGGCTGAAGGTGCTTTACGGCCAGGAGTTTTCCATGAAGGTCGAAAGCGAACCGGGAAAGGGAACGACGGTCCGCTTTGAGCTGCCGGAGGTGGTGGCGGCTGAAGAAGCGGTTTCTATGGAAGCGGCGCAGGCCGAGCCTTAG
- the dut gene encoding dUTP diphosphatase, with protein sequence MMKIRITVAKVQPNASLPRYSHSGPFGDLAADLSAAEMVSLAAGETKAIGTGLAFEFPPEFGALVEDRSGLALKGITTLAGVIDPGYRGELKVVMANLGSKPFSIQPGDRIAQLRIVRRIEAEFIEAESVSETQRNTRGFGSTGN encoded by the coding sequence ATGATGAAAATCCGCATTACGGTCGCGAAAGTGCAGCCTAACGCCTCACTGCCGCGATATTCTCATTCAGGACCTTTCGGCGATCTGGCCGCGGACCTGTCGGCAGCGGAGATGGTTTCACTTGCAGCCGGGGAAACGAAAGCGATCGGCACGGGATTGGCCTTTGAGTTCCCTCCTGAATTCGGCGCGCTGGTCGAAGACCGATCAGGCTTGGCGCTCAAGGGCATCACCACGCTGGCAGGCGTGATCGATCCCGGATATCGGGGGGAACTCAAAGTGGTGATGGCGAACCTGGGCAGCAAACCCTTCAGTATCCAGCCGGGAGACCGCATCGCCCAGCTCCGTATCGTTCGCCGGATTGAAGCGGAGTTCATCGAAGCCGAATCCGTGTCCGAGACGCAGAGAAATACGCGAGGCTTCGGAAGCACGGGCAACTAA
- a CDS encoding NUDIX domain-containing protein, producing MPKLSAGLVMYRVREGRVELLLVHPGGPFWKKKDAGAWSIPKGEVSAGEDNLDAARREFFEETGISPEGQFILLGQIIQKSGKVVRAWAFQADCDPAVLKSNTFTMEWPPRSGKQQEFPEIDRAAFFTPEEARKRINPAQTALIDELERITGHGNK from the coding sequence ATGCCAAAACTCAGCGCAGGATTGGTGATGTATCGGGTGCGAGAAGGCCGGGTCGAACTGCTGCTGGTCCATCCCGGCGGCCCCTTCTGGAAAAAGAAAGATGCTGGGGCATGGAGCATACCCAAGGGTGAGGTCTCCGCCGGGGAGGATAATCTGGATGCCGCCCGGCGCGAATTCTTCGAAGAGACAGGCATATCCCCTGAAGGTCAATTCATCCTGCTGGGCCAGATTATCCAAAAGAGCGGGAAAGTTGTCCGTGCATGGGCCTTCCAAGCCGATTGCGATCCGGCGGTCCTGAAAAGCAACACCTTCACCATGGAATGGCCGCCGCGTTCGGGAAAGCAACAGGAATTTCCCGAAATCGATCGGGCCGCCTTTTTTACGCCGGAGGAGGCGAGAAAAAGAATCAATCCCGCTCAGACTGCATTGATTGACGAATTGGAGAGGATTACGGGGCATGGAAATAAATAG
- the atpB gene encoding F0F1 ATP synthase subunit A: MGHDLWFTAILNKLFGHAVAALLVAISYLPHMAFARPADPVHPIPDYVAGEILVLLIIVVGAIILRTRLSMEHPGKFQMAMEVYLEFSRNLVDEVVGHGGRRYVAMVGTLGLFILLCNLEGLVPTLITPTATVYVPLGCAVAAFLHYNFHGFRVKGIFGYLRHLSGPMLAIAWLFFPIEVFSNFLRMLSLTARLWGNMLASVTVPGLFMSLGLNFYGYLVHAGYVILSPVGLLIAVLAPVIFMALHVFEALLQAYVFMILPALYISLATSEEH, from the coding sequence ATGGGGCATGACCTCTGGTTCACAGCCATCCTGAATAAGCTTTTCGGGCATGCGGTCGCGGCCCTCCTTGTGGCGATTTCGTACCTTCCGCACATGGCCTTCGCGCGGCCTGCAGATCCGGTGCATCCCATTCCGGACTACGTTGCGGGTGAAATCCTCGTACTCCTGATCATTGTCGTGGGTGCGATCATTCTTCGGACCCGGCTGTCCATGGAGCACCCTGGGAAGTTCCAGATGGCGATGGAAGTTTATCTCGAGTTTAGTCGCAACCTGGTGGATGAAGTGGTCGGGCACGGCGGCCGGCGCTACGTTGCCATGGTCGGCACTCTCGGACTTTTCATCCTGCTTTGCAATCTTGAGGGTTTGGTTCCGACACTCATCACACCCACGGCGACCGTTTATGTGCCTTTGGGGTGCGCGGTGGCCGCCTTCCTTCATTACAATTTCCACGGATTCCGCGTGAAAGGAATCTTCGGGTATCTGCGGCACCTGAGCGGGCCAATGCTCGCGATCGCCTGGCTATTTTTCCCCATTGAAGTGTTCAGCAACTTCCTGCGGATGCTTTCCCTCACCGCGCGTTTGTGGGGCAACATGTTGGCCAGTGTGACGGTGCCCGGTCTCTTTATGTCGCTCGGTTTGAATTTCTATGGCTACTTGGTGCATGCGGGATACGTTATCTTGAGCCCTGTCGGACTTTTAATCGCGGTTTTGGCCCCGGTGATATTCATGGCGCTGCACGTATTCGAAGCACTCCTGCAAGCCTACGTTTTTATGATTCTCCCGGCACTTTATATCAGCTTGGCGACGTCGGAGGAGCACTAA